A window of the Brassica napus cultivar Da-Ae chromosome C5, Da-Ae, whole genome shotgun sequence genome harbors these coding sequences:
- the LOC125587889 gene encoding uncharacterized protein LOC125587889 — protein MEFPKPVEAVGKVAPPKAGGEASVKEINAELQGTEDEERYDSCKDDMSTDSQIQENPRDLCGETDADSEDVGSGGKRHRMRSSKISGVYTPDPRVKKLFKSEEKVEYKPIAKTNRTQFKKFAEILRENPEQMWDIATGHSVCNHFFLEIAEPGKWMSDEVLLSSASSSHYTFDSHLM, from the exons ATGGAGTTTCCAAAGCCTGTGGAGGCGGTTGGAAAAGTTGCTCCTCCCAAGGCGGGTGGTGAGGCAAGTGTTAAGGAGATCAACGCTGAATTACAGGGGACGGAGGACGAAGAGAGATATGACAGTTGTAAAGACGACATGTCCACTGATAGCCAGATACAAGAGAACCCACGTGATCTGTGTGGTGAAACGGATGCGGACTCTGAAGATGTGGGCAGTGGTGGTAAACGGCATCGCATGAGATCCAGCAAGATTTCTGGAGTGTACACCCCTGACCCAAGGGTGAAAAAGTTGTTTAAGAGCGAGGAGAAGGTTGAGTATAAGCCCATTGCCAAAACGAATCGAACACAGTTTAAGAAGTTTGCCGAAATTTTGAGGGAAAACCCCGAGCA GATGTGGGATATCGCTACCGGTCACTCTGTGTGTAATCACTTCTTCCTTGAAATTGCTGAACCGGGGAAATGGATGTCTGACGAGGTACTATTAAGCTCTGCATCGTCGTCACATTATACCTTTGACAGTCACCTTATGTAA